In one Halorhodospira halophila genomic region, the following are encoded:
- a CDS encoding CBS domain-containing protein yields the protein MYDFLSYRVSDYMTTAPKTVGHETPLRELQRLFDAHDFNGVPVVDEQQRLLGLATKLDLLKAFTFTPDAMVPRYDAIMERPVHEVMTREPITVPPDLPLTRVLQRMVDMRTKGFPVVDDEGRVVGVIAREDLLGALRDATSSTG from the coding sequence ATGTACGACTTCCTCAGCTACCGCGTAAGCGATTACATGACCACGGCGCCGAAGACGGTGGGCCACGAGACCCCGCTGCGCGAGCTCCAGCGCCTGTTCGACGCCCACGACTTCAACGGCGTGCCCGTGGTGGACGAGCAGCAGCGGCTGCTCGGGCTGGCCACCAAGCTCGACCTGCTCAAGGCGTTCACCTTCACCCCGGACGCCATGGTGCCGCGCTACGACGCCATCATGGAGCGTCCGGTCCACGAGGTCATGACCCGCGAGCCCATCACGGTGCCACCGGACCTGCCCCTGACCCGCGTCCTGCAGCGCATGGTGGACATGCGCACCAAGGGGTTCCCGGTGGTCGATGACGAAGGTCGCGTGGTCGGCGTGATCGCCCGCGAGGATCTGCTTGGCGCCCTGCGGGACGCCACCAGCAGCACCGGCTAG